From Pseudoleptotrichia goodfellowii, a single genomic window includes:
- a CDS encoding alpha/beta hydrolase: MKKILLVLFGICSFITFPFTEVNTKVYSKAMKKDVPITVVLPNGYSNSKKYNTIYVLHGWSGSNKNYPEKTSIGKLSDEFGIVYISPDGNYDSWYIDSPLKKDSKYYTFVSKELVEYVDNNYSVYKEKEHRAITGLSMGGFGAFYIGIKNQNVFGNIGSMSGGMDPEQYKGNWGIDKVLNSNWFEYNIKDIAHQLIGTKSNIIIDCGVDDFFIQPNRELHKKLLDLNIKHDYIERDGAHSWAYWDNSIKYQTFFFNQKFNGK; encoded by the coding sequence ATGAAAAAAATATTATTAGTATTATTTGGTATCTGTTCTTTTATAACTTTCCCTTTTACCGAAGTAAATACAAAAGTATACAGTAAAGCCATGAAAAAAGATGTTCCGATAACGGTAGTTCTGCCGAACGGATATTCAAACAGCAAAAAATATAATACAATCTACGTTTTACATGGATGGTCGGGGTCAAACAAAAATTATCCCGAAAAAACTTCCATAGGAAAATTATCCGATGAGTTTGGTATTGTCTATATTTCTCCTGACGGAAATTACGACAGCTGGTATATAGACAGTCCTTTGAAAAAAGACTCGAAATATTATACTTTCGTGTCGAAAGAACTGGTGGAATATGTAGACAACAATTATTCCGTTTATAAAGAAAAAGAGCACAGAGCAATAACAGGATTGAGCATGGGAGGATTCGGAGCCTTTTACATCGGGATAAAAAATCAGAATGTTTTCGGAAATATTGGAAGCATGAGTGGCGGAATGGATCCTGAGCAGTATAAGGGAAACTGGGGAATAGACAAAGTTCTTAACAGCAACTGGTTCGAATACAATATAAAAGACATAGCTCATCAGCTTATAGGAACAAAATCAAACATAATAATAGATTGCGGAGTGGATGATTTCTTTATACAGCCTAACAGAGAGTTACATAAAAAACTTCTTGATTTGAATATAAAACACGATTATATTGAAAGGGACGGAGCACACAGCTGGGCTTACTGGGATAATTCCATAAAATACCAGACATTTTTCTTTAATCAGAAATTTAACGGTAAGTAA
- the pbp4b gene encoding penicillin binding protein PBP4B, translated as MKKTLLILLNMLIFLNVFSYQIEKSFPVDKDSFDDSILTNDMLEFKAFKNQGYIILDYEGLNHADIYINGVKLKTDDLKGKGTAKIDISKMTKNDKNIFQISNLEGKVNVKIPYPTVTENKKIKSYNSETIKFLDEFVQAEIKAGLPSAQIAVIKDGNLEILSSYGYVNNYNQDGSEIKDKIKVTDETVYDLASNTKMYATNYAIMKLVSEKKLNLDDYVYKFYPEFTGNNKEKVQISDLLKHQAGFPPDPQYFNDKYDKDDGIPNGKNDLYAIGKENVRKAIMKTPLIYEPKTSTKYSDVDYMLLGLIVEKVTSKDLDTYLKENFYNKLNLKKTTFNPLKYGIAKNVAAATELNGNTRDNTIDFVNARKYTIQGEVHDEKAYYSMGGVSGHAGLFSNAYELAKLAQIIVNEGGYDNIKFFDKTTLDNFIKPKDINASYGLGWRRQGDFNYKWAFSGLASKETVGHTGWTGTLTVIEPSQNLVIVLLTNAKNSRVIDPAKKPNDFYGNHYYTTNYGVISSIIIDAYSNMNNKKDTNLRMNGILEDLINGKYNLIKSDSDYKNSADIKDTAELINLLEKRTGKLNSEYQKMREELQKMQ; from the coding sequence ATGAAAAAGACATTATTGATTTTACTTAATATGTTAATATTTTTAAATGTATTTTCCTATCAGATAGAGAAAAGTTTTCCTGTGGATAAAGACAGTTTTGATGATTCAATATTGACAAATGACATGCTTGAGTTTAAAGCCTTTAAAAATCAGGGATATATCATTTTGGATTATGAAGGACTGAATCATGCAGATATTTATATAAACGGAGTAAAGCTGAAAACTGATGATTTAAAAGGAAAAGGTACGGCAAAAATAGATATTTCAAAAATGACGAAAAATGATAAAAATATCTTTCAGATTAGTAACCTGGAAGGAAAAGTAAATGTAAAAATACCTTATCCGACAGTTACTGAAAATAAAAAAATAAAATCTTATAACAGTGAAACAATAAAATTTTTGGATGAGTTTGTGCAGGCGGAAATTAAAGCGGGATTGCCTTCGGCACAAATAGCGGTAATAAAAGACGGAAATCTGGAAATTTTGTCGAGTTACGGATATGTAAATAATTATAATCAGGATGGAAGCGAAATAAAGGATAAAATAAAAGTTACCGATGAAACGGTTTATGATTTGGCAAGTAATACAAAAATGTACGCTACAAACTACGCTATAATGAAACTTGTTTCAGAGAAAAAATTGAATCTGGATGATTATGTTTATAAATTTTATCCCGAATTTACAGGAAATAATAAAGAAAAAGTTCAAATAAGCGATTTATTAAAACATCAGGCGGGATTTCCTCCGGATCCTCAGTATTTTAATGATAAATACGATAAAGATGACGGCATACCTAACGGGAAAAACGATTTGTATGCCATAGGTAAAGAAAATGTCAGAAAAGCTATTATGAAAACACCTTTGATATATGAGCCTAAAACTTCTACAAAATATTCGGATGTGGATTATATGCTTTTAGGACTTATTGTTGAAAAAGTTACTTCAAAAGACCTGGATACTTATTTGAAAGAGAATTTTTACAATAAGCTTAATTTGAAAAAAACGACTTTCAATCCTTTGAAATACGGTATAGCTAAAAACGTTGCGGCAGCAACGGAATTGAACGGTAATACCAGAGATAACACTATCGATTTTGTGAATGCGAGAAAATATACTATTCAAGGGGAAGTTCACGATGAAAAAGCCTATTATTCAATGGGCGGAGTGTCGGGACATGCAGGATTGTTTTCCAATGCTTATGAATTGGCGAAATTAGCACAGATTATTGTAAATGAAGGCGGATATGACAATATTAAGTTTTTTGATAAAACAACGTTGGATAATTTTATAAAACCAAAAGATATAAATGCAAGTTACGGACTCGGTTGGAGAAGACAGGGAGATTTTAACTATAAATGGGCATTTTCGGGATTAGCTTCGAAAGAAACTGTAGGGCATACAGGTTGGACAGGAACGCTTACAGTTATAGAGCCGTCACAAAATCTCGTTATAGTTTTATTGACCAATGCAAAAAATTCGAGAGTTATAGATCCTGCTAAAAAGCCTAACGATTTTTACGGAAATCATTATTACACTACAAATTACGGTGTAATAAGTTCGATAATAATAGATGCTTATTCCAATATGAATAATAAAAAAGATACAAATTTGAGAATGAACGGTATTTTAGAAGATTTAATAAACGGAAAATACAATTTGATAAAAAGCGATTCCGATTATAAAAATTCTGCCGATATAAAAGATACTGCAGAGTTAATAAATTTGTTGGAAAAAAGAACAGGGAAATTAAATTCTGAATATCAGAAAATGAGAGAAGAACTTCAGAAAATGCAGTAA
- a CDS encoding nicotinate phosphoribosyltransferase, whose protein sequence is MKNLILATDSYKMTHPKQYPAGITYMHDYIESRGGLYGYTKFFGLQYYLKEYLTKPITKEMIEEAEEICTLHGLPFFKEGWNYIVEKLDGKLPLRIRAVPEGAVVKNHNVLVTVESTDPNVPWIVGWVETLLLKIWYPITVATFSFKVKQIIEHFLKETSDNVKEEIPFKFHDFGYRGVSSEESAGIGGLAHLTNFSGTDTLYSLLFARKYYHDKMAGFSIPASEHSTMTSWTKKHEKDAYENMLDSFPTGTIAIVLDSYNYFNAVENIIGKELHDKISERNGTLVIRPDSGDAITNILFALESLEHNFGCTVNSKEYKVINKVRVIQGDGINENTVWDIYKALKDNGYSAENVSLGCGGALLQGNSKSSINRDTHKFAMKCSCIKIGDKIIDVFKNPVTDRGKVSKKGRLDLIKTDNGDYRTVNISHLKENEYHKNSVLELVYENGEIKKDYTLSEVKNNENLLFSPELIRDCIK, encoded by the coding sequence ATGAAAAACCTTATTTTAGCGACAGATTCTTATAAAATGACACATCCGAAGCAATATCCTGCAGGCATTACCTATATGCACGATTATATTGAAAGTCGAGGCGGACTTTACGGATACACAAAATTTTTCGGTTTACAGTATTACCTGAAAGAATATCTGACTAAACCGATTACAAAAGAAATGATTGAAGAAGCTGAAGAAATATGTACATTACATGGACTACCGTTTTTTAAAGAAGGTTGGAATTATATTGTAGAAAAGTTGGATGGAAAACTTCCTCTAAGAATAAGAGCTGTTCCCGAAGGTGCAGTTGTTAAAAATCATAATGTTCTTGTAACTGTGGAGTCTACCGATCCTAATGTTCCGTGGATTGTCGGTTGGGTTGAAACGCTGTTACTGAAAATATGGTACCCTATTACAGTTGCTACTTTTTCGTTTAAAGTAAAGCAAATTATAGAGCACTTTTTAAAAGAAACAAGTGATAACGTAAAAGAAGAGATCCCTTTTAAGTTCCATGATTTCGGATATAGAGGAGTTTCAAGTGAAGAAAGTGCGGGAATAGGAGGACTTGCCCATTTAACAAATTTTTCGGGTACGGATACCCTTTATTCCCTTTTATTCGCAAGAAAATATTATCACGACAAAATGGCAGGGTTCAGTATACCTGCTTCCGAGCACAGTACAATGACTTCGTGGACAAAAAAACATGAAAAAGACGCTTATGAAAATATGCTCGACTCTTTTCCTACAGGAACGATAGCAATAGTCCTTGACAGTTACAACTATTTCAACGCTGTAGAAAATATTATCGGGAAAGAACTTCACGACAAAATTTCAGAACGTAACGGTACTCTGGTCATAAGACCCGACAGCGGCGATGCCATTACAAATATACTGTTTGCACTCGAAAGCCTTGAACATAATTTCGGATGCACTGTTAATTCCAAAGAATATAAAGTCATCAATAAAGTCAGAGTTATTCAGGGAGACGGCATTAATGAAAACACTGTTTGGGATATATACAAGGCTCTTAAAGATAACGGCTATTCTGCAGAAAATGTTTCTTTAGGCTGCGGCGGTGCTTTATTACAGGGAAATTCCAAATCAAGCATAAACAGAGATACTCATAAATTTGCAATGAAATGCAGCTGCATAAAAATCGGAGATAAAATAATAGACGTTTTTAAAAATCCTGTTACAGACAGAGGGAAAGTAAGCAAAAAAGGACGTCTTGACCTGATAAAGACCGATAACGGAGATTACAGAACTGTCAATATTTCCCATTTAAAAGAAAATGAATACCATAAAAATTCTGTTTTAGAGCTTGTTTACGAAAACGGAGAAATCAAAAAAGACTATACTTTATCAGAAGTAAAAAATAATGAAAATTTATTATTTTCTCCGGAATTAATAAGAGATTGCATCAAATAA
- a CDS encoding DUF1576 domain-containing protein: MTKEKKQEYLIISLLPFILLIYSIILSTPYKLLEGMKNILLSDGILITDYFFIGGKEAAIFNASIITLINIYLLYKMDMKINGLIISGIFLMLGFSFMGKNLLNIIPFYMGAWLYAKVSGKKFKTVIIVCMFSTSLSPFVSVIAEFFGYSPLGIGIALISGTVLGFIMPLISAQVLPIHGGYSLYNTGFAAGLVAIVSYSILKAAKVTVSFKKDFIQTIDYRLLALFIAVFSFYIVYGFIKNGYSFNGLKNLLSHSGKLVSDFTVTEGFPLVIINMGLLGFFCLGLIFLLFPMLNGPILSGMITVVAFAGFGKHIKNIFPVIIGVIIAYYLFGQNTSITAFAVTLFFSTTLAPISGKFGIFAGILAGFLNYCLVLNIGSAHGGLNLYNTGLAAGIVASVGVPVLQTFQGGNK; the protein is encoded by the coding sequence ATGACAAAAGAAAAAAAACAGGAATATCTGATTATTTCACTTTTACCTTTTATTTTACTGATTTATTCGATTATTTTATCAACTCCTTACAAACTTTTGGAAGGAATGAAAAATATTCTTTTATCCGACGGTATTCTAATAACTGATTATTTCTTTATCGGAGGCAAAGAAGCGGCTATTTTCAATGCTTCGATTATAACTTTAATCAACATTTATCTTTTATATAAAATGGATATGAAAATCAACGGACTTATCATATCGGGAATATTTTTAATGCTCGGATTTTCATTTATGGGGAAAAATCTGCTGAATATAATTCCTTTTTATATGGGAGCATGGCTTTATGCAAAAGTAAGTGGTAAAAAGTTTAAAACTGTAATAATCGTCTGTATGTTTTCCACATCACTTTCTCCTTTTGTAAGTGTTATTGCGGAGTTCTTCGGATATTCTCCTTTAGGTATAGGAATCGCTCTTATTTCGGGAACAGTTTTAGGATTCATTATGCCTCTTATTTCTGCACAGGTTTTACCTATACATGGCGGTTACAGTCTTTATAATACGGGCTTTGCGGCGGGACTTGTTGCAATAGTATCCTATTCGATTTTAAAAGCTGCAAAAGTTACAGTTTCCTTTAAGAAAGACTTTATTCAAACAATAGATTACAGGCTTTTAGCTTTATTCATAGCAGTTTTTTCTTTCTACATAGTATACGGATTTATAAAAAACGGATATTCCTTTAACGGATTGAAAAATCTGCTTTCTCATTCGGGAAAGCTTGTAAGCGATTTTACTGTTACGGAAGGATTTCCTTTAGTCATCATAAATATGGGGTTACTCGGATTTTTCTGTTTGGGACTGATTTTTCTTTTATTTCCTATGCTTAACGGTCCTATCCTCTCGGGAATGATTACTGTTGTAGCTTTTGCAGGATTCGGGAAACATATTAAAAACATATTTCCCGTAATAATCGGTGTTATAATTGCTTATTATTTGTTCGGGCAAAATACTTCGATAACTGCTTTTGCAGTTACGCTGTTTTTTTCCACTACTCTTGCCCCTATAAGCGGCAAATTCGGCATTTTTGCAGGTATACTTGCAGGATTTCTGAATTACTGTCTGGTTTTAAATATAGGCTCTGCTCACGGAGGGCTTAATCTCTATAATACAGGACTTGCCGCAGGTATTGTCGCAAGTGTGGGTGTCCCTGTACTTCAAACTTTTCAAGGAGGAAATAAATGA
- a CDS encoding MupG family TIM beta-alpha barrel fold protein yields MKKKFETGFSVYLSTDIEKNKNIISKFENSGAKYVFTSLNISEEKVNKNSELKKIIKFCSEKNLNLIVDINSTTKNIININDGNVYFRIDDGLTLDEILELSGKNKIVLNASMITEENLDYFQKKGMDFSKVLSLHNFYPKRFTGISREYLQKQNLKYKKYGIKTMAFVKGDELRGPVYEGLPTVEKHRNKRFLTSCLDLLLLDTDIVLVGDIDISDKNMKDFKYLNKGIVPLRNFDNILTDRVFKDRIDFSEYIIRAVVDVNIGESRKSFCEYITKELEKNRINLKEISCNGPIKKGDILVSNEKYLRYEGELEIALQDLGIDEKRCVVSKIIDEDMELLDYVRVVDRFLFEKSDKK; encoded by the coding sequence ATGAAAAAAAAATTTGAAACCGGATTTTCTGTTTACTTAAGTACGGATATTGAAAAAAATAAAAATATTATAAGTAAATTTGAAAATTCCGGTGCAAAATATGTATTTACTTCTTTAAATATATCCGAAGAAAAAGTGAATAAAAATTCCGAATTGAAGAAAATTATCAAATTCTGTTCGGAAAAAAACCTGAATTTGATAGTCGATATAAACAGCACAACGAAAAATATAATAAATATAAATGACGGAAATGTTTATTTTAGGATAGATGACGGATTGACATTGGACGAAATTTTGGAGCTTTCCGGAAAAAATAAAATAGTTTTGAATGCGAGTATGATAACGGAAGAAAATTTGGATTATTTTCAGAAAAAAGGAATGGACTTTTCAAAGGTTTTAAGTTTACACAATTTTTATCCTAAAAGATTTACGGGTATTTCCCGGGAATATTTGCAAAAGCAGAATCTGAAATATAAAAAATACGGGATAAAAACGATGGCATTTGTAAAAGGTGATGAATTGAGAGGTCCTGTTTACGAGGGGCTTCCCACTGTGGAAAAGCATAGAAATAAAAGATTTCTTACATCGTGTCTTGATTTACTGTTATTGGATACAGATATAGTTTTAGTGGGAGACATTGATATATCGGATAAAAATATGAAAGACTTCAAATATCTCAATAAAGGAATAGTTCCTTTGAGAAACTTTGATAATATACTTACAGACAGGGTATTTAAGGACAGAATAGATTTTTCCGAATATATAATAAGAGCTGTTGTTGATGTAAATATAGGTGAAAGCAGAAAAAGTTTTTGCGAATACATAACAAAAGAACTCGAAAAAAACAGAATAAATCTGAAAGAAATTTCCTGTAACGGTCCTATAAAAAAAGGAGATATACTTGTAAGTAATGAAAAATACTTAAGATATGAAGGTGAGCTTGAAATTGCTTTACAGGATTTGGGAATAGATGAAAAAAGATGTGTTGTTTCTAAAATAATAGATGAGGATATGGAGTTACTTGATTATGTGAGAGTGGTGGATAGGTTCCTTTTTGAAAAAAGTGACAAAAAATAG
- a CDS encoding MurR/RpiR family transcriptional regulator, with protein MSILIKLRENKDFTANEEDIAKYIIKNFRNIRELDTNIIAAKTYTSNASVTRMCKKIGFNGFQDFKMKMIEEVVSLENQEINFENSDIDKKDSTTIIIEKLNKLSISSLQETKLLQEVSMIDSVVDLITEKEVIDFYGIGASHIVCLDAQYKFMRAGKIVNTFEGSDLQHVQAVNSNLKHLAILISYSGLTKEILDIAEILQEKEIETVSITGYGNNKLVKKCKYNLYVTSREALIRSAAIYSRISMLNLIDVLYFVYYNKNYDYVSEKIIKTKINKI; from the coding sequence ATGAGTATTCTCATAAAATTGAGAGAAAATAAAGATTTTACGGCAAATGAAGAAGATATTGCAAAATATATAATAAAAAATTTCAGAAATATAAGGGAACTGGATACAAATATTATTGCTGCGAAAACCTATACAAGCAATGCCAGTGTTACGAGAATGTGCAAGAAAATAGGATTTAACGGTTTTCAGGATTTTAAAATGAAAATGATTGAGGAAGTCGTCAGCCTTGAAAATCAGGAAATTAATTTTGAGAACAGTGATATTGACAAAAAGGACAGTACGACAATAATTATCGAGAAACTGAATAAGTTAAGTATAAGTTCTTTACAGGAAACAAAGCTTTTACAGGAAGTTTCAATGATAGACAGTGTAGTGGATCTGATTACCGAAAAAGAAGTTATTGATTTTTACGGAATAGGAGCTTCTCATATAGTTTGTCTTGATGCACAGTATAAATTTATGAGAGCAGGAAAGATTGTAAATACATTTGAAGGCTCTGATTTGCAACATGTTCAGGCGGTAAACAGCAATTTAAAACATTTGGCAATATTGATTTCATATTCGGGATTGACAAAGGAAATTCTGGATATAGCCGAAATACTTCAGGAAAAAGAAATAGAAACCGTTTCCATAACAGGATACGGAAATAACAAACTTGTAAAGAAATGTAAATATAATTTGTATGTTACTTCAAGAGAAGCATTAATCAGAAGTGCAGCTATTTATTCGAGAATATCAATGTTGAATTTGATAGATGTACTTTATTTCGTGTATTACAATAAAAATTATGATTATGTTTCAGAAAAAATAATAAAAACTAAAATAAATAAAATTTAA
- the murQ gene encoding N-acetylmuramic acid 6-phosphate etherase: MIDLSKLSTEQNNPNSKNIELQDSYEIVKRINEEDKKVAFCVEKELPNISKLIDAIMSRYKEETRIVYVGAGTSGRLGILDASECPPTYGVSFEKVQGIIAGGNEAIFKARENAEDSKEEGKQDLININLTENDVVIGLAASGRTPYVLGAIEYANSIGAVTGSITCSENSELSKVSQYPIEVTVGPEIVTGSTRMKAGTAQKMILNMISTTVMIKIGKVFSGYMVDVKTSNQKLVERAKRIIMNTTGSDYETTSRVLAKASNEVKTAIAMILLSLDKETAKEKLKEYNNNVARLIHEYSHKIERK, from the coding sequence ATGATAGATTTAAGCAAATTATCGACAGAACAGAACAATCCGAACAGCAAGAATATTGAGCTACAGGACAGTTACGAAATTGTAAAAAGGATAAATGAAGAAGATAAAAAGGTCGCGTTTTGTGTGGAAAAAGAGCTTCCGAATATTTCAAAACTGATAGATGCCATAATGTCAAGGTATAAGGAAGAAACAAGAATAGTGTATGTAGGAGCGGGAACATCGGGAAGGCTCGGAATACTTGATGCTTCCGAATGTCCGCCAACATACGGCGTTTCTTTTGAAAAAGTTCAGGGAATAATAGCGGGAGGAAATGAAGCTATATTTAAAGCCCGTGAAAATGCCGAAGATAGCAAAGAAGAGGGAAAACAGGATCTGATAAATATAAATCTGACTGAAAATGATGTAGTCATAGGATTGGCAGCTTCGGGCAGAACTCCTTACGTACTGGGAGCCATAGAATATGCGAATAGTATAGGAGCGGTAACAGGCAGTATTACTTGTTCTGAAAATTCGGAACTGTCAAAAGTAAGTCAATATCCGATAGAAGTTACTGTGGGACCTGAAATTGTTACGGGATCTACGAGGATGAAAGCCGGAACTGCACAAAAAATGATACTTAATATGATTTCCACAACGGTTATGATAAAGATAGGAAAAGTATTTTCAGGATATATGGTAGATGTTAAAACTTCCAATCAGAAACTGGTCGAGAGAGCCAAAAGAATAATAATGAATACTACAGGTAGCGATTACGAAACGACGAGTCGGGTTTTAGCTAAAGCATCAAATGAAGTGAAAACAGCCATAGCTATGATACTTTTGAGTCTGGATAAAGAAACGGCGAAAGAAAAACTGAAAGAATATAATAATAACGTAGCGAGGTTAATACATGAGTATTCTCATAAAATTGAGAGAAAATAA
- the ahpC gene encoding alkyl hydroperoxide reductase subunit C, with product MSLIGKKLENFTAQAYQNEEFREVSFEKDMLGKWNIFMFYPADFTFVCPTELEDLEDHHEELKKLGFNVYSVSTDTHFTHKAWHDHSDAIKKVTYAMIGDPTMTVSRIFEVLNEETGLAFRGTFIVNPEGKIVAYEVNDEGIGRDASELVRRAKAAKFVAENPGLVCPAKWKEGEATLKPGLDLVGKI from the coding sequence ATGTCATTAATCGGAAAAAAATTAGAAAACTTTACTGCACAGGCTTATCAAAACGAGGAATTCAGAGAAGTATCTTTTGAAAAAGACATGTTGGGAAAATGGAATATCTTTATGTTCTATCCTGCAGACTTTACATTTGTATGTCCTACAGAATTGGAAGACTTGGAAGATCACCACGAAGAACTTAAAAAATTAGGATTTAACGTTTACTCTGTAAGTACAGATACTCATTTTACTCATAAAGCATGGCACGATCATTCGGATGCTATTAAAAAAGTTACTTATGCAATGATCGGAGATCCTACAATGACTGTTTCAAGAATTTTTGAAGTATTGAACGAAGAAACAGGATTGGCATTCAGAGGGACTTTCATCGTAAATCCTGAAGGAAAAATAGTTGCTTACGAAGTAAATGACGAAGGAATCGGAAGAGATGCTTCAGAGTTGGTAAGAAGAGCAAAAGCTGCAAAATTTGTTGCTGAAAATCCGGGATTAGTTTGTCCTGCTAAATGGAAAGAAGGAGAAGCTACATTGAAACCGGGATTGGATTTAGTAGGAAAAATATAA
- a CDS encoding thioredoxin family protein, whose amino-acid sequence MAFLDTNIIEQLKGYFNKISEPIEIVSFLDSSQKSVELQAFLTEIDEISDKVNYTKKSFGEDTSLEEKLEITRPVSFSLLKNGEKTGINFCGIPGGHEFNSFILAVLGLAGLGRKLEGDQLNKISSVNKHLNIETFISLSCTKCPEVVQALNLIASSNPNITSSLVDGGVYPEEVAEKNIQGVPVVYINGKQSAIGEQTLEQLISLVVSA is encoded by the coding sequence ATGGCATTTTTGGATACAAATATAATTGAACAGTTAAAAGGATATTTTAACAAAATTTCAGAACCGATAGAAATCGTTTCATTTTTGGATAGCAGTCAAAAATCTGTTGAACTTCAGGCTTTTTTAACCGAAATAGACGAAATATCCGATAAAGTAAATTATACAAAAAAATCTTTCGGTGAAGATACTTCATTGGAAGAAAAACTCGAAATAACAAGACCTGTTTCATTCAGTTTACTTAAAAACGGAGAAAAAACAGGGATTAATTTTTGCGGAATACCGGGCGGACATGAGTTCAACAGTTTCATCCTTGCAGTTTTAGGACTTGCAGGATTGGGAAGAAAACTGGAAGGAGATCAGTTAAATAAAATTTCGTCTGTAAACAAACATTTGAATATTGAAACTTTTATTTCTCTTTCATGTACAAAGTGTCCTGAAGTAGTCCAGGCTCTAAATCTTATTGCCTCAAGTAACCCTAATATTACATCTTCACTTGTAGACGGAGGAGTTTATCCTGAAGAAGTGGCTGAAAAAAATATTCAGGGAGTTCCTGTCGTTTATATAAACGGAAAACAGTCAGCTATAGGAGAACAGACTCTTGAGCAGCTTATAAGTTTGGTTGTGAGTGCTTAA
- a CDS encoding PTS transporter subunit EIIC produces MDAKKTAKEIYDILGGRENIVSNAVCMTRLRVKVRKDPDLAELKKVEGVLNVVEADTLQIVLGPGKVNSVGQEFSKLTGISLGFSDDNVEDVAKENKKVNKQKHDGPVQRFLQKIANIFVPLLPGIIAAGLIMGITNVINVTTKNAYNTMWWFAAIKSLGFVMFGYLAIYVGMNAAKEFGGTAVLGGIIGALFIANDKLPLLAKTGDAGIILPITNKPFTPGIGGLLAALFMGMIVAYLEKQIRKIIPSMLDTFLTPLLTLIISVFIALLIIQPLGTGITKGIYVILDFVYNKLGLLGGYILAAGFLPLVSVGLHQALTPIHVLLNNPDGPTKGINYLLPILMMAGGGQVGAGLAIYVKTKNEKLRTMVRNALPVGILGIGEPLMYAVTLPLGKPFITACLGSGLGGFLAALFHLGTISQGVSGLFGLLIVVPGTWIFFIIAMLGAYAGGFVLTYFFGVDDERIEEIYGE; encoded by the coding sequence ATGGATGCTAAAAAAACGGCGAAAGAAATTTATGATATTTTAGGCGGTAGAGAAAATATCGTTTCAAATGCAGTGTGTATGACGAGATTAAGAGTAAAAGTCAGAAAAGATCCTGATTTAGCAGAATTGAAAAAAGTTGAAGGTGTATTGAATGTAGTAGAAGCAGATACTTTGCAAATAGTTTTGGGACCAGGAAAAGTAAATTCCGTAGGTCAGGAATTTTCAAAATTGACAGGGATTTCTTTAGGATTCTCGGACGACAACGTGGAAGACGTGGCGAAAGAAAATAAAAAGGTTAATAAGCAGAAACATGACGGACCTGTTCAGAGATTTCTTCAAAAAATAGCAAATATATTTGTTCCTCTGTTACCGGGAATAATAGCGGCAGGGCTTATAATGGGAATTACCAATGTAATAAATGTTACTACTAAAAATGCTTATAATACAATGTGGTGGTTTGCTGCAATAAAAAGTTTGGGATTTGTAATGTTCGGTTATCTTGCTATATATGTAGGTATGAATGCCGCAAAAGAATTTGGCGGTACTGCGGTACTTGGAGGAATAATCGGTGCTTTATTTATTGCAAATGATAAACTTCCTTTACTTGCAAAAACAGGAGATGCGGGGATTATATTACCTATTACAAATAAACCTTTTACTCCCGGTATAGGAGGATTACTTGCGGCACTGTTCATGGGAATGATAGTGGCATATTTGGAAAAACAGATAAGAAAAATAATACCTTCTATGCTTGATACATTTTTAACACCGCTATTGACACTGATAATAAGTGTATTTATAGCTTTACTTATAATACAACCGTTAGGAACAGGTATAACAAAAGGAATATATGTTATTCTTGACTTTGTATATAATAAATTGGGATTATTAGGCGGATATATTTTGGCAGCAGGATTCCTTCCTTTAGTTTCTGTAGGATTACACCAGGCATTGACTCCTATACACGTATTGCTTAACAATCCTGACGGTCCGACAAAAGGTATTAACTATTTATTGCCTATATTAATGATGGCAGGAGGAGGACAGGTCGGTGCAGGACTTGCTATATATGTAAAAACAAAAAATGAAAAACTTAGAACTATGGTAAGAAATGCTCTTCCTGTAGGAATATTAGGAATAGGAGAACCTTTAATGTATGCGGTAACTTTACCTTTAGGGAAACCTTTTATTACAGCATGTTTAGGTTCAGGATTAGGAGGATTTTTAGCAGCATTATTCCACTTGGGTACTATATCTCAAGGAGTTTCGGGATTGTTCGGATTATTAATAGTTGTTCCGGGAACATGGATTTTCTTTATAATAGCAATGTTGGGAGCATATGCAGGAGGATTTGTATTAACATATTTCTTTGGAGTGGATGACGAAAGAATAGAAGAAATATACGGAGAGTGA